A genomic segment from Thermoplasmataceae archaeon encodes:
- a CDS encoding DUF72 domain-containing protein, protein MEYRLGCSGWSYIQWVGPFYPSRTKANDFLKLYAKVFNTVEIDSTFYRIPSVSTLNNWRNSTPDDFLFCPKVFREITHESRLRGINNSLNSFLDRIRELGKKLAVVIFQLPPSLSHSEGSADLANLVESLPSDIQFAVEFRDNSWYIDETYRLLRHNNVILVWSEVTKVVNPGVSTSKVALLRLVGDRKIPEGDFGIVRKNRDAEIKKWTSKLNEERFSLDHVFAFANNHFQGFGPATIDLLGQSLGLKPLNWRHDVLLNGQKKQETLF, encoded by the coding sequence ATGGAATACAGACTTGGATGTTCAGGGTGGAGTTATATCCAATGGGTGGGGCCGTTCTATCCTTCAAGAACGAAGGCAAATGATTTTCTAAAACTGTATGCAAAGGTCTTCAATACTGTTGAAATCGACTCCACATTTTATCGTATCCCAAGCGTCTCCACTTTGAATAACTGGAGGAACTCGACTCCGGACGATTTCCTCTTCTGCCCAAAAGTCTTCAGAGAGATCACTCATGAATCAAGGTTAAGGGGCATCAACAATTCACTCAATTCCTTTCTGGATAGAATCCGAGAACTTGGAAAAAAGCTAGCTGTTGTGATCTTTCAGCTTCCACCTTCCCTCTCTCACAGTGAAGGTAGTGCCGATCTCGCAAACCTTGTAGAGTCCCTACCCTCAGACATCCAGTTCGCAGTGGAGTTCAGAGATAACTCGTGGTACATTGACGAAACATACCGACTTCTAAGACACAACAATGTCATCTTAGTCTGGTCTGAAGTAACAAAAGTCGTGAACCCGGGTGTTTCTACCAGTAAAGTCGCACTTCTTAGGCTTGTTGGGGATAGAAAAATACCAGAAGGTGATTTTGGAATAGTGCGCAAGAACAGGGATGCTGAAATAAAAAAGTGGACTAGTAAACTTAACGAAGAGAGATTTAGTCTAGATCACGTTTTTGCTTTTGCAAACAACCATTTCCAGGGTTTCGGGCCTGCAACCATTGATCTGCTTGGACAATCGCTTGGTCTAAAACCATTAAATTGGAGGCATGATGTGTTGCTGAATGGCCAAAAGAAGCAGGAAACATTGTTTTAG